In Misgurnus anguillicaudatus chromosome 14, ASM2758022v2, whole genome shotgun sequence, the genomic window ATTGAGCATTTAACTTTGTGTTTCAGAATGGCAGAACCTCGATTTAATAATCCATATTTTTGGCCTCCTCCTCCGTCTATTCCCAGTCAGGTAAGCACAGTCAACATACTATATGTCACATTCCTGCTTGATTTCTTACACGTTCCCTATCGGGAATAGACACACAAGCTGTCATCTCATTGTTTCTCTACAACTGTTTTTTGGCAGCTGGATAACCTCGTACTGATCAACAAGATCAAGGAACAGCTAATGGCGGAGAAAATCAGACCTCCGCACCTGCCGCCCACTTCTGTCCCTTCCCAGCAGCCCCTGCTGGTGCAGCCCACATCCACAGAAAGCGGGCAACACAATATATCAACACCCAAGCTTCAGCAGATGTCCGGGCTTCATGCTCACAGTACCTCGCAGCCAGACATCGCCCTGCACGCGAGACCCGCCTCCAGCACCGTAGCAGGTATCTTCATCTCTGGATGTGTAGCTACGAATCTCCAGAGATACGTTGTGTGTTGCGTGCATAATGCTGATAGTCTGTGCAGGTCGAATTCTCGGCGACGTAAACTTGAATCTGGACGACAAGACGGCCATTAAGGCAAGGGGGTTGTGGGAAGACTGGCATTTGCGCCAAATCATAGACCAGCCATCCAGAGCGAATCATCTGTCAGGTAAATACAGAATATTACCACGTCTTGTAGGCTCTGTAGCTATGGAGGacaaaaaattacttaagtgtatataaataaataattaataaatgcataaatgtagaaatacgtaaatgaatgaataaataaatgcaggaataaataagtaattaattaaatgcagaaatacatgaataaataaatgtagaaatacataaataaacgtagaaatacataaataaatgtagaaataaatgtagtggtgcaaaaataataaatttaaaaGTTGATATTTTTGActaaacaatatatatttttatttatgtctgCATTTATTTCTTCAGTTAATTAATTacttatttctacatttatgtatttattcattcatttatttatgtatttctatatttctgtattttttatttctgcatttatttatttattcatttctgtatttctacattttttatttatttctgcatttaattaattacctTTTATtcctgcatttatttatttctacatttatttatttatgtctgCATTTATTTCTTCAGTTTATTAATTACTTATTtctgcatttatgtatttattcatttatttatttctgtatttccacatttatttatttccgcaTTTAATGAATAACTTTTTTATtcctgcatttatttatttattaatttatgtatttctaccttaatttatttatttatgcatttaagtatttattcatttatttatttatatacacttaagtcattttttgtcCTCTATACAGTAGCATCACTTAAAGAGTGATTTTATAAGGAGAAAGCAGAAGTATCTGCATGGCATTTTTTGTGATCATGTACTTTTTAATTTCAGGACTGTCTCTGACTTCTTCTCGAAGTGCCAATCATATCACATCAGAGTCCACAACGCCAACCACACTGAGCACCCCAACCAGCAGCAGTCAAACCCGCCAGGCCACTCCGTCCCCGAATCTCATCTCAGGGCTGTGTGGCGGGGCGGGAATGGAGGCCATCAAAAACAGCGCTGGGCTGTCAGGACTTTTAGGTCCGTCGCCGAAAAGCATAGGAAGGGGGCGCAAAAAGATCAAAGCCGAAAATCCTTCTGGTCCTCTGTTAGTCGTTCCGTATCCGATCCTGGCCTCTGGAGCTGAGCAGTCACCTGTTAGCATCACTGCCAAAGAGGGCAGAACCTACAGGTAGAGAGGTTCAGCAAATCATTTGATTatggtttatttttgtttaaaggaaATAGTTCATCTAGAAATGGAAATCCTGTCTCTTTATTCACCCTAATGTTTTACTTACATGTAATGCAGGGTATTGCGCAACAAACTTCCGTATTCTGCAAAACGGCTTTCATCACTTCCGGATCAGGTCTTTTGCATCtgctttaataaatatagacatATTTAACTTCAATAAGCTACCATAGATAAGAATAACCAATAATGCATAtgcaaattaaaattttaaagttgtattatttttcttcttctcacTGACACTCGGATACTAAAATAGAATAAATGTCACAAATTAAAACAACTTGATAAGTTATCTGAATGCCTTACATGTTTATAGATATTGCCATCAGGTCATACTGATGTTAAAGTCCGATACTAAATGTTTTCTCAGTTTGTCTCACtacagaaaatgtgttattaaaaaTCCAGtacaatttaaataataaaaaaaaaatggaaaagtAGGTAGGATTCTCTCATATCGAacgctgggggcgtgtccgctCACGGCACTGAACTTGTGGGAAAGTTGTCGTCTCTTTCGACTTTCAGATAGAGTtgcaacctgaatggatgctcacAATTGTGTTAAAATCCTAAActcagaaatgtggaaaaactgtttaatgATCTAATActacaattcagtactacataagTCACATTCTTAACATTTATAACAAATTTATAATGTGTCTAAAAACAATTTTCTGAATTTATATGACACAGACTTTAACATTATCTCGACAAGCTGAGGCATTGAGATCCATTCTGCGGTTTGTTTATA contains:
- the znf362a gene encoding zinc finger protein 362a isoform X2; translation: MAEPRFNNPYFWPPPPSIPSQLDNLVLINKIKEQLMAEKIRPPHLPPTSVPSQQPLLVQPTSTESGQHNISTPKLQQMSGLHAHSTSQPDIALHARPASSTVAGRILGDVNLNLDDKTAIKARGLWEDWHLRQIIDQPSRANHLSGLSLTSSRSANHITSESTTPTTLSTPTSSSQTRQATPSPNLISGLCGGAGMEAIKNSAGLSGLLGPSPKSIGRGRKKIKAENPSGPLLVVPYPILASGAEQSPVSITAKEGRTYRCKVCPLTFFSKSDMQIHSKSHTEAKPHKCPHCTKSFANASYLAQHLRIHLGVKPYHCSYCEKSFRQLSHLQQHTRIHTGDRPYKCLHPGCEKAFTQLSNLQSHQRSHNKDKPYKCSNCYRAYSDSASLQIHVSAHAIKNAKAYCCSMCGRAYTSETYLMKHMAKHTVVEHMVSQHSPQRTESPNVPIRISLI
- the znf362a gene encoding zinc finger protein 362a isoform X1 gives rise to the protein MAEPRFNNPYFWPPPPSIPSQLDNLVLINKIKEQLMAEKIRPPHLPPTSVPSQQPLLVQPTSTESGQHNISTPKLQQMSGLHAHSTSQPDIALHARPASSTVAVCAGRILGDVNLNLDDKTAIKARGLWEDWHLRQIIDQPSRANHLSGLSLTSSRSANHITSESTTPTTLSTPTSSSQTRQATPSPNLISGLCGGAGMEAIKNSAGLSGLLGPSPKSIGRGRKKIKAENPSGPLLVVPYPILASGAEQSPVSITAKEGRTYRCKVCPLTFFSKSDMQIHSKSHTEAKPHKCPHCTKSFANASYLAQHLRIHLGVKPYHCSYCEKSFRQLSHLQQHTRIHTGDRPYKCLHPGCEKAFTQLSNLQSHQRSHNKDKPYKCSNCYRAYSDSASLQIHVSAHAIKNAKAYCCSMCGRAYTSETYLMKHMAKHTVVEHMVSQHSPQRTESPNVPIRISLI